aTTATTTACTGTTTATATAAACTTTatacattataaatatgattttacACAGGAATATGTAgctaaaatgtttttttactgTTATATGACTTTTAGAGttattcttaaaatttttattctttcaaaaaaaacttgaATATCAAACAAAACTTCagtaaagatttttaatatcaaacAAAActtgaataaatttttctaaaatgtataatttttacttactatttgttttttaaatatatcttAGATATTTCTCATTAAGCCTTTTTtgcttaaattttttcgctcttgtttttattttatcatctAAGGCGTATATAAATGTTCCTTTATACAATTTTAGTACATTATAATAAGTCAGTGTACTTATTATATCTTCTACTGTTATATGTGTCGCCTTACTTATCTCGTCCACTGAACTATTACtattttctattaaatAATCTACTATTACATCAAGCCAGTAAGCTCTATAACTTAAAAGACCCAAGTCGCTCAGCGGCTTCTCTGGTCCactaattaaattatcttttttactCAACATATAAGAGAAATCCATTAATATTCTCCCGTATCCTTTTCTCTGTTCAAAAGGCAGTGTCAAAATACACGCTAAATTGTAGCCTTGTTcgcttattttttctttactaAAGTAGCCGACAATAGTAAAGCCAAAATTGTCTACCCGACACAAGacataaaataagaagaCGTCTATGTCGtaatataaagatttatgatctaaaaacaattttgatAAAAGTGCCAAATTTCTACAATATTTTTGCTCTGTGTACCCGTCCATTTCAAAGAAGCTTAGGCCGTTGTTCCTGTAGATTTCCCGCCCAGGCGGGTGGCACATTTCGCATTTCTCGATGTGTTCgctgtaaatttttttattattaaaatagtaGAGACATTTTTCACAAATAAAAACCACGTCTGCGTTTGTTATCGACTTGGGATAGGGGGAGAAATACCAAGGCTCTACTAAATATTTACCAAATTGgattttcttaatatttttgattttatattcttcatCTTTCATTTTGACTGCTTCTTTCTCGTCGTCAACGCTGTTAAGATCAGTCGTCTTTTTATGGACTTCTTctatcttcttcttcttttttggTATCTCAATTGTCGAGATATCGTCTAAgcataaaaatgaataagAAATCCATTCGTCCAGTCTTCTATTCTGGTCTATataatgaatataaaattctaatTTGTCATTTACTAGACGGATGCCTAATATTTCGGCCTTTTGTTTGTCTTTGTGCTCTGGTTTCTGTACAAATAATTTGTAtccaatatttatagtCTCTGGATCCATAGggacagaaaaaaaaagaaaaattaaaaagaagacaaatttcttaaaaaagcaaattatttattttttaaccctTAGAGaaaaacatcaaaaaagggaaaattaaaaaatgaccaataaaaattaaaaagaatgagcaaaaaaaaacgcaataaattaaaataagattagagcatgaaaaaaaaacacattagataaataaaagatcAGAGCATGAAAAAACggttaaattaaataagatCAGAGCATGAAAAAACACACTAGATAAATGAAAGATCAGAgcatgaaaaataaatgacaaatgaaatttaataaattacaaGATAAAATAAGTAATATAAAGTATTAGGTTTACaaaatcttatttataattatcaatttataaattatttacaaaatattagGGCTTAcattacattttattaaaatgtcAAACCTATCAGTTGCATCACCATAATAGTCTATTATTCAACTACTATAAAATGATAAACTTATTccttaattaaatatagaaatcataaatacaatataacttcccatttaaaaaataaaataaatcttattttGCATAAATATACcagtttgtttgttaacaaacaaactgacaaatttaaatatttaaataatttttagcATAAACTTTAATTGGTTCCCtggttttatttattttttccatCCCCTccaaattataaaaacatggTCAAAAACATAcgaaattttataagaaacAACGACAACATAGTTTTACTTGTAGTTGACTACTACGAGACAAAACAAATTCCTATAGAAATGACAAACATTACAGAGAATCTTGCTCTATTCCCTGTGGCAAATATCCCACTTAttgattatattataaaatcctTACTTTCGAAAAATCtccaaaattttataatttgtgGATTAcaaattaagaaaattgaagaacatttaaaatcaatttataaagatcaaattaattttattagtatTGATAATCAGAAAAATCTTGgagatatttttagatttttacaTGAATCTGtttatgatttaaaagatttattagtAGTTTATGCTAATCATTATACGAATATTGattgtaaattaatatttgaagaacataaacaaaatgaTAATTTGGTTACATTTTTCGTAcatgaaaatttttcaaattcccaaattaatcatttttatggtacaaaagataaaaagatagttttttatgaaaaatgtataaatgataaaattaattttaacaGAGTTAAAGAGACAATAGagaaatatgaaaatatagattttaattataaaggGAGTTCTCCAAATTTAGCAGTAATTTCTCCTAAAGTTTTCCAGATTTTTTCagataattttgatttttcttGTCTTTCAGATTTCTTAGAGTCAATTTTAGCTTTTAATCCTTTTGATTTAAAGATTGgcttttttgaatattttaatttgttacCTTCTTTTACACCAGTTTATAGTAGAGAGATATTAACtttatttgattattatagATTTAATGAAGATAATATTAAGTTACAGATAGAAGATATTTCCCAGTTTTCTcagaatataaatttactcAAATCtgataataattatttctttgaGTCTCCAGAAGGCTTTTCTATAGAGAATGTTGTTTTAGGGTATAATAATAAGTTAGAagatgatttttatataaaagattcCTCAGTAGGAAATAGATGTGTTATATCTGGGAATATTAAGAAGTGTATAATTTGGGATGATATTTCTATTACAGAAGATTTAGAAGAGAATATTGTATTTGGGACAGGCCATAAGTTTGATGTTCATTATCTTGAGATAGAAGTGGATATTGAGGAACCAGATATTAAGAAGAATAATTTCTTTGAGGATATAAATGattatttaaatgattTAGATATTAATAGTGATATAGATAATATGTTAAGACAGATAAGTTTAATTAAGATTGTATGGAATGCGTCTAATCTTGATTTTATAGAGGCCTTTGTTATATTTCTGATTAATCTTATAGACGAGGAAGATATGGAAATGTCGACTATAAATGCGTCAGTCTTTTTCCCGCTTCTACAAGGGAATATTAACAGTACAGAAGATCAAGAAGAGTTACTTCTTATAATGTATAATCTGACCTTAGACCAAGATATAGAATATAGGAAACAAGTATTATTCAGATTTGgatatctttttatagaagatggaataataaataagaatGTATTGAAGAAATATACCAAGATGATCAAAAAgggaatattttaaaatcccATCAACTATAATTGATGgaagaaatattataaagtaTAGtaagaattataaatatctatataataattttatatggtATAAATTGATGgaagaaatattataaagtaTAGTgagaattataaatatctatataataatattatatggggatattattaaataaagtattAAATAGTAGACCTTATTCTTCATattattatgtttattataGTAACTTCATAAAGGGTATTGTAATTGGTAGAAATATAGACAGTAACATTAGTGGACTATAAATCCTTAGTATTTTAAGGGGCTTTATTTCTAGTCTCTCATATTCTTCTTCTATGTCTTCTTCTTTGGGATATATTCCATGACGAATTAGTGTctctaatttataattagtcccgtatttattttctattataaGGTCTCTTACTAGATCCTTAAAATGATGAGCCATGAGAAATAAGACGCCTACAATGTAAAGGGCTTTATCGAGAATCATAAGGGGTCAAATAATGAAGAACTATTAATCATTCCATATCTATGTCATTATTTTAAGCTTTACTTAAATCATATTATTTCTACACTTTATAGTTCTACACactataattaaattgGTGTTATGTTCATGACTTTTTCTTCATCTTCCTCGtctagtttatttttataaactaaATATCTTAGATATTCCATGCTTATGGtctctttataatttattattatctcTAGATCTCTTACACTGAATGTATATTTCTTCTCTAAATTGTGTCTGTATAAATTCCCTATTAATTTACAGTGGTATTTTATTATCTCTTGATTCTCTGTCCCATACAGTCTCCTGTATAATTCCAGACTTctcttataattatatttatatttcatataaatGACTCTACAGTCTTTTATCATCTTCCTGCTTCTACTGTATTCActtatataaacaaatttgttCTCTGACTCATCTTCTACTAATTTGTCATATAAGTctatattctttattaaatataaatctgATCCTCTTTTTAATAAGTCTGAGTATATTTCATTACTCTTCTTATCTCCTAGACTTATTATATTcttgaattttatattcttctCTAAGTAGTAGACATAGTCGTCAGTATTAGTAATAATCAGGatattagatttatatttctttatatctTCAAGGTCTAAATGTGTACAGTACTTTATGCATTTatctaataaaacattaccttcattatgttttatatttacattATCAAGAAtgttaatattaaatgtaTCTGTAACATCTTTCcttataaaattagattCATATGTATCATTCTTACTTATATAAAGATCTTCATTTCGTATAAATTCGTCGTATACtttaaatgataatttatatCTCGTATATAATATCTTATACACTCTATTAAGCATATCATAATATTCTCTTATTCGTCTTATTCCTTCTAATCTCTTTCTCTCTAAATCTAATACTCTCTTTGTCCCTAATATCTTATTTATATCTCCAAGTAcaatatttcttaataatTCATCCTGTAATTccttaatatttatatcttcCTCATGGGGATATTCCTCTACTACTTCATGAGTGTAACCAATACACTCATAGAAATCAGTATCTtggtttattattatagaGAAATCTTTTTCTCTTATGAGATATTTACAGAgtctataaatttcttcatcTTGTGTCACATTATTGATCTTTATATTCCTCTTATACTTGTAAATATTAGATATTATCTTCTTATAATTCTTATCTTTCATACTAGTCTCTAAATAATCCCCAGTGTGGCTACTGGACAGtaaaatcttatttatGAATAATTTAGGTAAGACGAGCTCGAGGCCGAACTCGGACTCAGTCCAATTTGACTTCTCCTCGTTGATCTTTGAGATCAAGTCGTCATATTTTAAGATCTCGTCTTTTAAGTTTGATATTTCTCTCTGTGTCTTGACTAGTAAAACTTGACACTCAGAATATTCCCTTTTATATTCACTGAGTCTCTTCTctaatatttcatatttctcttcttcttcttttatattgacGAGTGCTAAGTTGCCcttctttaataaatccTTGATTTCTTCCTCTAGTGGTTTAATGTCTTCTTTAAgtcttttatattcataattGTGTAGTATCCACTCGTATAAAAGATAGCAGACATGAGAAGATTTAGATATTTCAACttctttatcttttaattcTTCAATATCCAAATCAAATATGTCTTCTTCATTATCATTAATAAGTTTATAATCATTATTTACGTCATTAATATTGTCATCTTTACTTCTTTGATTATTGCTCTTACTTATGCTGTTGATGTCAAATGTCTTAAGAAATACTAGGCACTCTTGCCATGTCTTCTTCTCTTTCCTCTTATTTAccatattatatattatattaataatataatgcACTGCCTTGGGTGGGCTATTCATACTTCTTATCTCTGCTATATTCTTCTTAGTGATCTTatttatcttctttataCTTTCTTGTAATTTGACTTCTCCCTCTTGTAAattattctttataaaattcttctttttctCTATTTCATTGTAAAATGCAAGATGTTCttgctttttattttttattatatttttctcaTACTCGCAGTCCTTTTCTAGTGActgaatttttaatattttctggtttatttcttcttgatattttactaaaattaaatcgtgtttatgtaaatttatctttttatctTGTGAAATATTGTGGAAAATCTTGATTTTCTCTAATCCGTCTAAAATGAATTTGTTGGATTTTATAAACTCTTTGTATGTTGAGACTGTAGTTTGTATAAAATCtactaatttataaatatttttaaatgataataaatCAACATCGTCAATATTCTTAGATGATAATTTAACATCGTCTTTCTTATTGTAATTTTCGTCATTATTAAGTTTACTGATGTCATTGCGCATTATATCTTCTACtgttatataattattcaTTATAATCTCTTCATTTATACAACATCCacatgttttatatttcaaatttcttatatatttcaTGAAGCTTGTCTCTTCATTGTTGTCTAAATcttctataaaatatttcaggTCTAATAAATAATGTCTTGGTGTAAATAATCTTATAATCATAttctcttttataatttcattaCTCAGGAGATCTAAACTTGTCGTAAGTATCCCAGTAACTTTCTCTGTGTCGTATTCTATTTTACAAGTCtcattaaatatttctatctTTCTTATATTGTAATTTCTCAAGATCCAATTTTTCCCTGTTAGTCTTCCTCCTAgaagaataaaattgaatttattttctagGCAAAATTCTATGATTTCTCTGTTACAAATCGGCGAATTCACGTTTAAAATGTCTCTGAAGTATTCCTTGTTAATGTGTAGATTTctcaatattttaaagcattcgtaaaatttgatatctccttgtttataatattcataAATATCTCTATGCGTAATTTTATCATGGTTTTGGATTATTTCAAGattattttgtattgtCATGTCGTGATCTCCTTGAGACATTtccaatattttttcatttggTCGAATTTGGAGTATTGGACAATTTATTCTTCTcttgaaattataaatatttaaatcttctGATCCATTGTAGctacaaattattttcatatttctttcttcGTCTTTTACTGTTCCATGCTCATGAAGTTCCTTAATTTCCTGGATGACGTCATCTGACGCTTTTTCATATTCctctaaataaattatgtcttttttatagttCTTTAAAGATTTGATTTCTCTACAATTAAGATAAA
The DNA window shown above is from Vairimorpha necatrix chromosome 7, complete sequence and carries:
- a CDS encoding histone acetlytransferase ESA1 codes for the protein MDPETINIGYKLFVQKPEHKDKQKAEILGIRLVNDKLEFYIHYIDQNRRLDEWISYSFLCLDDISTIEIPKKKKKIEEVHKKTTDLNSVDDEKEAVKMKDEEYKIKNIKKIQFGKYLVEPWYFSPYPKSITNADVVFICEKCLYYFNNKKIYSEHIEKCEMCHPPGREIYRNNGLSFFEMDGYTEQKYCRNLALLSKLFLDHKSLYYDIDVFLFYVLCRVDNFGFTIVGYFSKEKISEQGYNLACILTLPFEQRKGYGRILMDFSYMLSKKDNLISGPEKPLSDLGLLSYRAYWLDVIVDYLIENSNSSVDEISKATHITVEDIISTLTYYNVLKLYKGTFIYALDDKIKTRAKKFKQKRLNEKYLRYI
- a CDS encoding translation initiation factor eIF-2B subunit epsilon (EIF2B5), producing the protein MVKNIRNFIRNNDNIVLLVVDYYETKQIPIEMTNITENLALFPVANIPLIDYIIKSLLSKNLQNFIICGLQIKKIEEHLKSIYKDQINFISIDNQKNLGDIFRFLHESVYDLKDLLVVYANHYTNIDCKLIFEEHKQNDNLVTFFVHENFSNSQINHFYGTKDKKIVFYEKCINDKINFNRVKETIEKYENIDFNYKGSSPNLAVISPKVFQIFSDNFDFSCLSDFLESILAFNPFDLKIGFFEYFNLLPSFTPVYSREILTLFDYYRFNEDNIKLQIEDISQFSQNINLLKSDNNYFFESPEGFSIENVVLGYNNKLEDDFYIKDSSVGNRCVISGNIKKCIIWDDISITEDLEENIVFGTGHKFDVHYLEIEVDIEEPDIKKNNFFEDINDYLNDLDINSDIDNMLRQISLIKIVWNASNLDFIEAFVIFLINLIDEEDMEMSTINASVFFPLLQGNINSTEDQEELLLIMYNLTLDQDIEYRKQVLFRFGYLFIEDGIINKNVLKKYTKMIKKGIF